One Heyndrickxia oleronia genomic window, CGTGAGAAAAATCGTAAAGCAGGTAAAAACCAATATTCGAAAAAGACGGATCATCTATAATACAGGCTCATGTGTGAGATTGAAACTAAGTTTTGATCCACCAAAAACAACACTCGTAATAAACAAGGCCATTTAAGCCTTGTTTTTTTTAGTCTCTAATAAATTGGTTGGACTTTCCACTTGTAATTTGCTATTTTTAAATATATAGGCTTTAAAGAGCCATTGTATATTATATTAGTAATAGGAGGTTACTCCATGGCAAAAGAAAGTTCTTTTGATATTGTATCGAATGTTGATTTTTCAGAAGTAACTAATGCGATTAATCTAGCAATGAAAGAAATTCAAACACGATATGATTTTAAGGGAAGTAAGAGTGAAATCAGTTTGGATAAAGAAGAGCTTGTCCTTATATCTGATGACGAATTTAAAATGAATCAATTAAAAGATGTCCTCTTTAGTAAGCTAATAAAAAGAGGAGTTCCTGTTAAAAATCTGGACTATGGCAAATTAGAAGGTGCCTCTGGTGGAACTGTTCGACAACGTGCAAAGCTTATTCAAGGCATTGATAAGGAAAACGCCAAAAAAATTAATACCATCATTAAAAACAGTGGTGTAAAAGTAAAGAGTCAAGTTCAGGATGATCAAATTCGCGTAACGGGAAAAAGTCGTGATGATTTACAAAAGATCATTGCTGCAGTACGGGAAGCAGACCTATCTGTTGACGTGCAATTTGTAAACTATCGATAGAACGAATGGGCTATTAGGCCCTATTCGTTTTTTTATTGCCTTTGATTTTTCATTTTGCATGTCTTAAAATACAGCTGTTTTCGTATAGTTTGTTGCTCTTGTAAAAGCCCAATGCCGGCTTGTACACCCCATAAAGGATTCCAGCGGTTCCTATGGAAATTGCAGCTCTTTTCCCAGTAAAATGAAAGGTGTAACGATCTTCAGCTGATAGTTAAATAGTTAACTTAAATAGGAAGAATGTTTAAGAAAAGAGCCTAAAATAAAGAAAATAACAATGATTATTTTACAAATCTTGACATAATTATTTCATCGATATAAGTGCCATCATCAAATTTAATATGTTTTTTCTTCCTTCCTTCTTCTATAAATCCCAATGATTGATATAAATGAATCGCTCTTTCATTATGAGCAAAAACTTCGAGTAGAACTTTTTCAATTTGAGGATGACTTTCTGCCCACTGTAACATTTTCATAATCATTTTCCTGCCTATCCCTTTATTCCAATAATCCTTTTGAATACTTATACCAAACATGCAATTATGACTGACTCTTTTTCTTTGTGAACGTGATGCATTTAAAAAGCCAATAATCTTACCGTTGTCTTCTGCAACTAGCATATAATTACCTATTTTTGACTGTTCCTCTATCCAGTCACGTTGCCTTTCAATTGTTAATGTAAATTCTTCAGGAGTGGTTAATAAGAACGTAGATTGGGTAAACACTAATTGTGTATGCTGGAGTAATTTTGTTGCATCTTCTAATTTAATTTCTCGAATCGTAATTTCCATTAAAAAAAGCCCCCTTTAACTTATTTTAACAAAGCTGTTTTCATCGTGTATATTGCTTTTGTAAAAGCTTAATTTCTAGCTCTTATGCCTAAATAAACACTTTAACGGTTCTTATGAAAATTATAATT contains:
- a CDS encoding YajQ family cyclic di-GMP-binding protein, with product MAKESSFDIVSNVDFSEVTNAINLAMKEIQTRYDFKGSKSEISLDKEELVLISDDEFKMNQLKDVLFSKLIKRGVPVKNLDYGKLEGASGGTVRQRAKLIQGIDKENAKKINTIIKNSGVKVKSQVQDDQIRVTGKSRDDLQKIIAAVREADLSVDVQFVNYR
- a CDS encoding GNAT family N-acetyltransferase, whose product is MEITIREIKLEDATKLLQHTQLVFTQSTFLLTTPEEFTLTIERQRDWIEEQSKIGNYMLVAEDNGKIIGFLNASRSQRKRVSHNCMFGISIQKDYWNKGIGRKMIMKMLQWAESHPQIEKVLLEVFAHNERAIHLYQSLGFIEEGRKKKHIKFDDGTYIDEIIMSRFVK